CACCTCAACACCATGTTTTGCAATCAAGAGTTCCTCTCACCAGAAACAAGCCTACTTGAAACGCAATGGAGGTTGGAGCCCCACTATTTTTTTTGatagatatatttatatagTTTAATTAATGGACTAATCATTCCTACATATTAAAATAGACGAAATTGCTAATTTCTATTAAGAGTTGAATAAGTCTAATTGTTATATCAAGTGATCAACGACAATATTTAAGAGTTGAATAATCattgtatataaataattttgagttgtttctttgaataattttgttaaaGAGAGGTTGAATGGTTAAGTGCTTATAAGAGGGTATTATCGAGAATTGGATGAGAAATTGTTTGTTTAGTTAATTATATAaggaaatatattttaattgaaattaaaaatgtaaaaatttaaaatatgaaaatagtaTAAATATAGTGCAACGACAGTAtgagataattttatataattatatgataGCTGCTCACACACACACCCTGAGTATATTGATCAATCTATAGaattacaaataataattaaattaatttcatgAACGTTGATTTTTAATgaccatattttttataaatcgCATGACATAATAtctatagttaaaaataaaaatctacatcaataacttttatttgaaaataatattaaaaatatttttatttagttcatctgatattattatatttagatTTAGTCATTGTAGCTCTTCTACGAGCATACATTTTTAAAGcttaaaattatctttaaatgagtattaattataaattaatgtgCACAAACACTACAAAatgcttaaataaaaaaataaatacttattaaatacaaaaatcatgttttgttgattttgaaattcaTCATTCAACAAATTCAAGTAGTACATTATCTCAGTCATAAAAAGAATAACAATCAAGACTcaatgtatatatttatattcaatatttaaatattgtaaatttattttaaaaaatgaaaataacaatttaaaatgaaacttcatcTTATATTGTAAGGTCCAAGTAACAACTTGTATAAAAATAACTCAAagttcaaattataaaattaaaactttcaaGTCTCTAGGTattgttttaaagaaattaaaacaaagtataaaataaaaagacatacCTTTATCCCCTTTGAAGAATCACACCCACCCACTTCCTGATTTGCTCCACCAGAAGTACCAACTATCTCTTCTAATTGCTCGTTGTCATGATTTTCACTCACTTCAGCCACATCATCATATCATCACTATTATCGTCAACACTATCATTCTTATCATTATTACCAACAGAACACATTTTATCTTTTCCCAAACCATCACGCTTTATCAACATTTCACCACATGAAGCATATTCTCAAACCCTTTCATGGCGCGAACCTTTCGTCTTAGAAAACGATACCAtacaaaaatcatatataagtTTTTCTTAAAACTTTCCCTTATAAACTGCTCTTCATTCTTAAAAGTATTAAGACAAGATATTAtctaacataataataataataataataataataataataataataataataataataataataatagcattaaATCATAAGATGTGCATGGAAAAAAAATCTGAGATTGTTCAGCAACATAAACAGatataagaacaaaaaaatgaagaaaaaaataagattgtCACATTACGGAGTTGTGCAGCAACACAAACGATTGATGACAGTGGAGGCAAATAGGTTGACAGTCGTTGTTAGGTTGACAGTGGCGATCAATTTTGAATGCGAGAACAATGAAGACAATTAAACTTGAATGTAAACGACACGAGGTGATCAAGTTTGAAAGGATGGAGACAATCGAGCATGAATGTGAATTGTACAGAAGTGATCGAGTTTGAAATAGTTGAAGCAATCGAGTTTTAATTTGACAAATGAGTCGAGTTCATTGGATTTTTGATTGagataattgatttatttgttttgaaaaaaacaagGATTTAATTAATAGAATAGGTTTTAGttagcacaaaaaaaaaaaaaaataactaatacaCATTAATTTTAACAGCGCTTACACAAAAaacactataaaaaatataagtgtaACTTGTAATATCGCTTATAATATAAGCGctataaatattgaaaacaatTGCTTATAACATAAGCGctataaatattcaaaacaatGTATAAATGCTAGGGTgcattaattttaatagtttttataaaaaatgctataaaaaaatatacatataaatattgAAAGTGACGGTGTTTATTCAAAAAGTGGTATAAATATTgtttatgtaatatttaatagcgcttaaatataaacattaaaaattaattctGGCGTAGTAGTTATTGTAGCGACATAATTTTAAGGTGTTTACATAAATTGATGTTTTTATTATAGGTActatctatttattatttttttgcagAACCcacacaataaattatattaaaataaattaatattattaacatataatgatatgaaattattagttgaacttatttaataaaaaaaatttagtgttgAATTAGAGAAATtaatacttataaaataatgtaaattaaattataaaataacttgtACACGCAAGACTTGTTTATGCATCCAATTTAAAGTGTTCTATTGTAgatgttttttaaaaatcccaccttaaattttttagaaaatatatggTGGATATGTCATTAGATATATACACCTTaagagagattaaaataaaaaataataatttaatttaatagattgatgataataaaaagagatataaaaataaaaataaaataaagggatatataaaacaaaaaatactaaGAAAGGGATGAAGAATGATGATGATGGTGTACGAGCAGAAGGGGGAGAGGCACGTGATATAGTGATGAGTAACAAGTTGCATTGCATTCCTCGATTCTCTTTGGTTGCTTATATCGCGCGGCTACGTCAATGTGCATGGCAGCAAAGCAATTAAAGGGGGCGTGGTGGGCCCTACAACCACTGCAACAACACAGTGGCTCGCCAACGTCTGAACTAAGCAATCAGTTATGACAATGATTCAGTCACTCccatctttctttctttctctctctctcttttttttttttaataaaaaaaagtatgtgATTGGACTACTTGTTTTTTGTAGTAGCGATGTTTGGTTCCGATCCCTAGAACAATCCTCGGATCATCCCAAATAGAATTTCAAATCCTCTTTTCTACACACTTTATTTCATAATCCCGATTATACTTTACCGTAATGAATTCAAATGTGTTTGTATAATACCTAGCTTCTTCAACATATCTGTGCATTGTGTCAAATATTGATGGATATATAAATCGATTAATGAAACATCTGTGTTTTCCTATATTTTACTCTTCTTTCCAGGAGAAAAGCATGGTTATAAATGAATCAAAGTTAGTAGATAGCGAGATcattttattaagttgtttgAAACGAAAGAAAGATAACTGTTTTTTGCTTTCTTCGTTTTAATTTGATTGAGTTGAAAAAGAAATACACAggtgtatatttttttactttttgtgtTTAAGTTACTTTTTAACCGGAAAAATGAGTTAAATCttctataaattttatttcgtTTTGACAATTTGGAAGAGAAGAGATGTGGCTAAAtacacttataaaataatttctctTAATCTTTGAACCACCAAAGagacttttaattaaaataattctttctcatatatatatatatatataatacttaTCCTATTCTTTATTAAAACATCTTTTATCTCCTCAATATTCTTGTAATATTTTACCTTCTTCTTCGTTAAAATATCTCTTATTTTCTTTGTTGAATCAACAAACTCTAAAACAATAgttagattattattaaattaaaagtttatattatgaccaaattaatttcattaaataaaaaatatatgatatacaaataaaaaaaagtatttcaatatcatagatatataaataaagaaattaaaaaaatgtataaaaaattaaaaagtgttccaacaaaatatagataaataaaaatattaatgaaattatatatataatatcttttttatCAAGTGATCTAGTGACTAAACTCATACACTTAAAGTGTAAAGAATGAGAAGTCTCATATTCGAACTCAAACTCTTACGTATCAACATCTTTACAAGTATcaattgaattgtatttataaaacaagaaatataatatcatcaataaaatataaaaagtgaattttttatttatttacttatttactaTGAGTTATAAAAAGAACAACAAGATGATTTAATTAATAagttaagaaaacaaaaaccaCAAAGGCTAATAAAAAAAAGTGCatgacaattttaaaataaaaaataaataaatatttaactatAAAAATAGATACATTTCCTCTTACAATTCATTTCTTATCAAATTAGGATGATCGAATAACTGTGGGCCCTATAGacactatttttttcttcacatattttatccgCCACTAAACCAATGAACAAATTTCGTACATGTGTTTCATgcatgaattattttttaaggatGGGATATTGCCATACCTCAATTAGAACCATTCCCAATTATGCCCATTAGAGACGTAGCCAGTAATTTAATTTAAGGGGACTAAAATAGAGAATCATTATTCAATTAAATCAAATTGAATTTCCATATAAacgaaaaatttaaaaatatttctgttaaagaaaaaatatgtcaaaaatataatataactatttttttttctttcatacataaattaacattttgacctaaaagatataaattttttagaaaataagaaattaaCGATGACAAATTAGGGATAAGAAATTTTTATAcagtctttattttatttttttatattgtttttcatttgttctACAAAGGTAACTCGCTTTGTAAATTAAGAGACATTGAATAAGTTTTAAGCAAGAGAATCTAAATTCAGTCCCGAATAGTAAgataatttaactaattattaatatttatttaagaaagTTAAAAAGTTGAGAGAAATCATGGCACCATGAGTTACCCTTTGCTAAGCCTTGATGCCCcactatgtttttattttttattaatggaAAGGactattgatttctttttggtaAGTCAATATAGTTAATCGAAGTGACCATTGTTCccctataattataaatttttttataagcaaatttattaaagagaatgtaaataatattcCAACCCgtctataaaaaaacaaaaagtcaGACTCAACATTATAGGAGAAAACCACCGCTCACCTTATATGAAGGATTTCAGAGGTCTCTTTCTCCGATTATGTTTTGCATAGcaaaaataatttcttaattagTAGATGATTTATTTGATGGTTAGTCTAGTTCTTTTAACTCCAGTTAATTATAACACTTGATCCagttaattataataaagatgatagcaaaattatatttaaagtaattataacaagtataatatgaaattttgtttAGAAGTAACATCAAGTTGCCTCatgtataaaaagaaaaaaaaggtacATCAAGTTGCATATGTTAATCTAGAACAAATTAATACGCGCATATGTAACTTAAGCTAAGTATGATAAACAAAGATGCTGGTCCGCAGTTGAATAGTAAGTAAAGCAATAAAAAAGGTGAAGCCACAAATACTGTACATACGTCACTCGACCATTGCATTATGTATGGTGCAGTATGCAGGCATATAAAATTTCATCGTGTGATGCTCTGCCATTTGTCGATATCCTATTTGTGGATGTAACGTTCAAATTATAAGACATATGCATTCATGTAAAtcatttcatattttaagaatttattaacaatatattttcatattggAAAATTAGTTGTGGACACCAAAACACGTAATTTCTATCTTCATAGAGAAATAAATACATAAGATGATATAATAGATGTAAtagaaaaaagaataaagaaaaaataaaatgttgaaaaatttaaaatgttcaGATTTTATTGTTGGTGTTTTTAATAACTCGACATCTTAAGGTGAAGAAACGTCGGTGTATAATTTATgttcaaacattatttaaaatttcagcAACAATATCGATATTGTTTGTAAATAGAATTAGCTCATATTGTACAAAAAGAAAGCATTAGCTCATAATATAATTATTCACTCATCCgaatttaaatataagtaaaaatgaagTTGACATTTAATATATgtgattcaaaatttataataaatatattaatattttttattctatttttatttaattatatttgagatCGAAAGAAATATTTATCATGAATAAAATGATGATCcaactaaaaaaataagaaaattaaatattagtgcttaaaaaaatagaaatgattTAAGGTAAGGTTACCAAAGTCTTCACTTTAGATGTACATATATGAAAAACTTATTATTAGCTTTTgggaaacaaacaaaaagtcaCGTATACACAAAAATACCACAAATATTAATAGTTGTTTTAAATCTCACTTGTTATTGAGATTATTTGATTGCCATGCTCAAAACTCAAACAATTGAAGTACCGACACATAATTAACATCACACACGACGTGAATATAACACATTGACATTAGTAatatattggaaaaaaaaagaatatgatGGTATGTAATTTATATACAGTGTTGTGTTAGTGTTCAATACCCAACACACATGAGAGAAAATGAAATAGatgagaaaatatttttgataaatatagAATTAAGAAAGAAAGTATAGAAAGTAGTTGAGTCCTTTGTAGTTAATTTAAAGGAGGTCCTTTTCAGTGtatatctctctctctctccataATACTCTGAGCAGCTAGATGAGTCTAACTTTTAAGACTAGCGGTAGACTCGGATCCTGTCTCCTTTCCTTTCCCACattcaactaaaatatcaattctctttctctctttctctctttttttctttttctttctttctttcttcacAGTTGACAGAACACCAACCAATTCACTCTCTCTCAACTCTCAACTCTCAACTCTCAACTCTCATCATGAATGACCCATATGCTTTCCCGGAGGATCTCCGTCGACTCATATCATCAAGAAACCATCTAACCACCACTACACAACAACCACCGTCTCTGtatgcttcttcttcttcttcttcttttccttctcCATTCAATAATAATTCCTACGACCCTATCATGCAAATTGGTGATGTTTTCTACCCCCGTCCCGCTTTCACTCACCACTATGATTATTATTCTTCTTCCTCCAATACTCTCATCAACCCTATTCCTATTCCTATCCCAACTACAACACCTTCTTCTGCATTTGCCGCCTTACAAACCAATTCTTCTCATAATAACAAAACTAACTGGCTTGCTTTTGATCCTTCTAACAACAGATGGCCAAGACAAGAAACCCTTTCTCTTCTAGAAATCAGATCTCGTCTTCATTCTAAATTCAAAGACAATAATCACAAAGCGCCTTTGTGGAATGAAATCTCTAGGTATATAAACTATACTTACTGTCTTTAATCTTAATTACTGCTTTATTTAGTAACTTTTTCTTCTTTAGCCTAATTTCCTTTTTCTGATTGAAAATGACACTCCCTATTATTATACTTAGAGGTTATTAATGACAACTGAAGATTCATCTGCTTTTTCTTATCATCTTATTCTAGTGAGTGTGTGTGTATTATACTActtgcactttttttttttttttttttgatgatgATATAAATCAATATTGCAGGTGTGCTAATGATTAATTTCTAACTCTGAAACCCTGACTTTGTTTTTTGTAGTTCTATTAACCTAATTTGCATAGCTAGCTAGGGCTAttggattttgtttttttaattcacaGGCATGGTATTTGATATTTCTTTCTGACATCTTTAATGAAGAGAGAAGaatgttttcattattttaatctttttagtAATATAAAATAGGAAAATATCATGTATTGTGTTATGCTTTATTAATTAGTACTATGTTTTTACCCCCAAGGTTTTCAATTACAATTATTTCTCTTACCCAAAAAATCTCTGGGTTTTGTAAGagatttttgttgaaaattttgatctGCACTTGCagtgatatatattatttttaatatcgtGGAGAATTGTAATAAATGTCACTGATGCaactctaataaaaaaaatgtgatataATAGATTTCATTGTAGCGACcaactaaattattttaagagaTTAAAGTTGGTAGATATTTTGTAGTAATAATATAGTTGATGttagatatattaattgattaattagtgTAAATTACAATTGAGCAATATCAATTGCaatatttgagttatatcaatataaaaaattatgatgttGTTGTTTGAATCGTgatcacaaatatttttatataagaaaaCTATGAATGTTTTATGTGTATAATAATAGCTTTGTGATGTACATATGTTTAGGATAATGGCTGAGGAATTTGGGTACCAAAGAAGTGGAaagaaatgcaaagaaaagttTGAGAATTTGTACAAATATTACAAGAAGACCAAGGAAGGTAAAGCTAGTAGACAAGATGGTAAACACTACAGATTCTTCAGGCAACTTGAAGCAATATGTGGAGAATCAAACACTACTCATCATCATGCCTCAACTTCTGATAATACAACTCTTCATCATGCTGCAAATGCTGCTGTTGATTCTCATCAAACTCCAAGCTTCACAACTAACCAAGAAAATGTTATTAATATTGGTGATCatcaaaatttgaataataactTCAAGTACTCAGAGAGTCTCACAAGTTTCTCAAATTCATCAGAATTTGAGATAACATCATCATGTGAAAATAATGATGATGAAGATCTCTCAGCTGTTGCACACATGATGAAGCAACCAAAGGAAAAAGGGTTAGTAGAAGACCAAAGACAAAGTGATGATAAGAGGGTAAGAAAAAGTTGGAGAGTTAAAGTGGAAGAAATTGTTGATTATCACATGAGGAACATTATAGAGACTCAAGATACATGGATGGAAAAAATGTTGAGTGTGGTTGAACAAAGAGAACAAGAAATGGCattgaaagaagaagaaaggaagAGAAAAGAGTCAATGAGGTGTGATAAAGAAATACATGAACTTTGGGCTAAAGAAAAAGCTTGGGTTGAAGCAAGAGATGCTGCATTATTAGAAGTTGTTAGAAAACATATTGGAATAGAAAATAAAGAAGCATTGGTATCAAATAAGAATAAGAGTCAAGTAAATGATACAAAATATGGATACCCTTTTGAAAATGTGGATCAAAGATGGACAGAAATGGAGATTTCAAGTTTGATACAATTAAGGACAAGTTTTGAACAGAGAGTAAGAGAAAATGGTGATTTGGATGAGGGTGTTTGGAATGAAATAGGTGAAAAAATGGTTTATATGGGATTTGATAGGAATGGAATTGAGTGTAAAAAAATATGGCATGAAATTAGTATGTCTCTTAGAAGGACAGTTGATTGTGGAGTCAAAACTAGGCCTTGGTGTTTGGGACTTAAGGTGACAGATGATGATGAAATTTGACACATTGCAAAACACATGCATGCATCAGAGTTTTTGGGTTCTGAGCTTCAAAGAGCTGATTATTAAATTAGCAACTTTGGCTCATGGAAAATCATAAGTTGTAAGAATCTagtatttctatttttttttttatataataaatgttaattcgtctgtttttatttataaataaaagtagattaaaaaatttaatatatttaatttaaaatttaaattaaatatattaatttttgttacattgactacttttatttataaatagcaacaaatagaatattatttttagtattttggtAGAAATAGAAATGAGTCTTGAGTCTGTGATATATTTATCACTCAATTTAATAACTCTTTCACTCTTTTAAGTGAATCTAATTTCATCTTGATGTTTTAAGTATGTGTGTAGGATTAGTATGTGGTTAAGTGTAAACTCGTTGACATttgttgtttaattttattgacatcAAATACTTGAGTTTATTAATGATTTATGTGAACTTTGTaagtttttatgtttttatatactGTTTATTGTTTTTGTAAGTGTGCTAAATTCTTTTAACATACTAtactatatactatatatagtATCGTGTGTATTCATGTTATAAAGGTATATTAgtagaaattattattttttacggAAACTAgggaaaattaaaaaataattgatgtttatttggtaagataaataaataaataacatcaattaaaaatagataaataatatgagacaaataaaattgtaaatgaaGTACTTATCATAAGAGAGTgaataattaaatcatatatacTCTATTAAGTGTTAAACATAAATAagtcaaaatatattttgcGTTTAAGATTATTGTGTCACAAATATTGTTTGTGCCTCCTCTCAGCTTTCTGCCATTTATTTTAAcgaaatgaaaaattatttaccCCTATGCTTTGCAAACCCGAGGCCTTATGTAAATAGGCGCATTTATTTACAGAGTTTTGGTTGGAAAAAAGGAGGGGTGaaaagtttattattttttaatacatatatatatgttgggtttttttatgatttcaaatataaaaaaccgTGTTATTAAAATAAAGCCGTACATAAAAAAGTGACGTGTATTATGCATAGTTCAAAATGTGaaattttcagaaatttttagATTTCTCAAAAGATTGAAAATCTCGGAACATAATTATGTTCTTAAgtttataaaagtttattttgagATTGAATGTATAAAAGTCtaatttgaagagaaaaatagaccaaaaattttaatgattaaaatattgaatatatttataatatctctctagaacaaatttttttatgattaaaagtttaatttgatCTACCCAGATTAATTTGGTCAAGACCTAATCTCAAATAGTGTAAAGAACAACGAATTAGGTTAAATCAAGCatctcattttttttgttgGATTGAGTAATAAATtatccataataatataattttattgtttacgatgaattataatattctttctaaaaaatgacacaattttaatttttttttaaatatagtgtaatttatttttattatttatttttatcaactaaaatatataaatatataattaatgaaaatatcaaaataataaaattgatcattaaatatttttattgcaaGTATTAATAAAACTACGAGATTCTTAAAATTGCACAAAATACTTGCAAGTATTAAATAGCAAACGTGCTACACCCTAAAATaaccaaatattttttagaaattgaGTCACATGATTAAAATCGTCTATTCACTTCTATTTACTCGACCAAACCATTTTTTAAAGTCGGTCTGAATTTGGTTGGTCCAACCCATATACATCCCTAGACCTCTCTGTGctaaagaaaaatcaattttttcggATGAGAGGagataatttattattcttttttcataaaaaaattaaatataattaaaatattatataatcatTTACCATGTCATTCTTTCTTatgttttttcttccaaaacTTTAAGTATATCAAAATATAGACTTAGGCTTTAGAActtcaattatttgtatttataatactctcaaaataaaaaataaaaatgttatattttttttaaagtaaacaCTTATTTTCGTTTTTAAAAGTAACCGATGCTATCACAATAGTctcatgataaaaaaataaaaaaaatacttaaatcaTTAgccaattaattaatataatctcTGACATTAAATCCATAAACAACTTTATCATTATCAAACACGTGACACATTTAAAATCATacatttttgaattcttttaTCAAAGAAGTAAATGACAATAAAACATTTCCCATTACTTGAATGTTTGAATTCCAAATattagttttgtttcttttgtcaattttcaattttgtaacAATGTCAAAAGTTGGAAACCCCATTGTTGAAAAAACAACCTCATTTGCATGCCTATATGTTTTTCATTGTATGAAGAACAAACACTAGTACACCATACTAAATAGCATAAACAAATTAACATAAGCATTATATCACCTACACACCATCATCTATTGAACACTAAATTTTTCTATCACATATGCAAATTGGCAATTACAAGTAATCTCAATCTGTGAAGAAGATTATTGACTCCACAGCACGAGATTTCTTAGTCTCCATACATTCCAAAGTAGGATATCCCATCATGATTTAATTTCTTCTGTTTGTAACTCTCTGTTGTGCACAAACATGAGATAATCCAAATATAGACTTCTATTTGAAAATAAGAAATGAtacctttttatttatatcattttggTCATTGATAGAAGGGATGCATAATTGAACAATTCATCATAGTTAACTGagttatagttaaaatttaaagtgataaattatattgaacaatgaaaaaatgattcaatgaattttaaattatttttctttcatccAGATATTATTATAACACCACACATCACTTTCAAGAATTAAAGTGAgtgtttattctatttttttcatCTAATTTCGTGAGTTAACATTGTCCTAAAAAGCaaagatttatttattgttcaattaatttgttttctttcaaaCCTCTCATCTCCATCCTAAATcccaaacaaaaattaaaagtcACTAGTATACTTCCTTCGGTTTCAAATTTTAGCAAAAGCTTACTATCTTGgtattaaactatatataaaagtttaagCAATTTTTTGCTTAAAAATGGTATTAAGTATAAGTAAAAGGGatacttttatattatatttaatattaaggTTAAACAGATTTTTAATCCCTGTAAAATCTTAAAATACTTTGTATAAGGGAAAGTATtctactatattttatttttaatctttataaataatttcatcaacttttatttccttaaaatattcatttttatttttagtccctGATTTTACACCAATTATTGtgtatcttttgaatttttgaagtaGTACATGAGATATTATAAGAAATTTCTCTACTGAAATTTAGAATCAAGTAacaatttagattaaatatgaatttcaaACACAAAAAGCTTTAAATTCACatttaattcatcatttgttaaaaaataaataaaatttttatacaGAAGTTGTTAAATATGTTCTTAATATTATTgccaaaatattttaaaaactaagttCACGTGAAACAAgttgttaatattattgttaaatattttataccaaaaatatgttcttaataaaatatt
The genomic region above belongs to Cicer arietinum cultivar CDC Frontier isolate Library 1 chromosome 4, Cicar.CDCFrontier_v2.0, whole genome shotgun sequence and contains:
- the LOC101513267 gene encoding trihelix transcription factor PTL-like, whose translation is MNDPYAFPEDLRRLISSRNHLTTTTQQPPSLYASSSSSSFPSPFNNNSYDPIMQIGDVFYPRPAFTHHYDYYSSSSNTLINPIPIPIPTTTPSSAFAALQTNSSHNNKTNWLAFDPSNNRWPRQETLSLLEIRSRLHSKFKDNNHKAPLWNEISRIMAEEFGYQRSGKKCKEKFENLYKYYKKTKEGKASRQDGKHYRFFRQLEAICGESNTTHHHASTSDNTTLHHAANAAVDSHQTPSFTTNQENVINIGDHQNLNNNFKYSESLTSFSNSSEFEITSSCENNDDEDLSAVAHMMKQPKEKGLVEDQRQSDDKRVRKSWRVKVEEIVDYHMRNIIETQDTWMEKMLSVVEQREQEMALKEEERKRKESMRCDKEIHELWAKEKAWVEARDAALLEVVRKHIGIENKEALVSNKNKSQVNDTKYGYPFENVDQRWTEMEISSLIQLRTSFEQRVRENGDLDEGVWNEIGEKMVYMGFDRNGIECKKIWHEISMSLRRTVDCGVKTRPWCLGLKVTDDDEI